One segment of Anaerolineales bacterium DNA contains the following:
- a CDS encoding cold-shock protein: protein MSERVTGTVKWFNGSKGYGFIEREEGDDVFVHYSAIQADGFRTLEEGQQVEFSIEQGPKGLQAAEVTTL, encoded by the coding sequence ATGTCGGAACGAGTAACTGGTACGGTCAAGTGGTTCAATGGAAGCAAGGGCTACGGCTTCATCGAGCGTGAAGAAGGTGACGATGTATTCGTCCACTATTCCGCCATTCAGGCCGATGGCTTCCGCACCTTGGAAGAGGGCCAGCAGGTGGAATTCTCCATCGAGCAAGGCCCCAAAGGCCTGCAGGCTGCTGAAGTCACAACTTTGTGA
- a CDS encoding response regulator, which produces MDGIGINGNGKKNGKAKRVLLAEDEEHTIDVLLDIFEAFFERSDVRVARDGHEAVNMAFDLKPDVILMDLGLPKLDGWKATRSIKSHADFLNIPILAITAYAMVGDRERAMEAGCDDYFAKPIEVDKFIQFMRPYLNSGG; this is translated from the coding sequence ATGGACGGGATAGGAATCAACGGTAACGGAAAGAAAAACGGCAAGGCGAAACGGGTCCTTCTTGCCGAAGACGAAGAACACACCATCGATGTATTACTCGATATCTTCGAAGCGTTTTTCGAACGATCTGACGTGCGCGTAGCCCGGGATGGTCACGAGGCGGTGAACATGGCTTTCGACCTCAAACCTGACGTGATCCTCATGGATTTGGGTTTGCCAAAACTCGATGGCTGGAAAGCAACCCGCTCGATTAAAAGTCATGCGGATTTCTTGAACATTCCCATCTTGGCCATTACGGCGTACGCCATGGTGGGTGATCGCGAGCGGGCCATGGAGGCTGGGTGTGATGATTACTTTGCCAAACCAATTGAGGTTGACAAGTTCATTCAATTTATGCGACCATATCTTAATTCTGGGGGGTAG
- a CDS encoding class I SAM-dependent methyltransferase, with protein MRLIHALWYIVSGAGPLLRAGRQGDQLFRYSVLKVLADAGLFGYLQEPRTYGQILAKFGFIDIEYTRSMIEILVADKEDVLVKEGEFYRAVSENPVPDLEQLVGSTDRRLHGFLLMSEGLTKYILRRMRQEPISLAKTFEQDDYNFMLKFDEVLSTQLYSAMRRACFAYLKRKDIDWLRGKRFLEIGCGSGLETAEIWARFNGEIKITAIDVVPSLIELARESFETHLREIDPDHAPLTAENRPIFKVASATRMPFEDNSFDASFWMLVLHWTPDPRKAIHETARVLCPGGLLFGMQACKPVMDAYMDIVIRSNANCYGFFWQEEYKRWMTESGIEVDLVPVMGVLRALNRKDGRARETPSG; from the coding sequence ATGCGGTTGATCCATGCCTTATGGTATATCGTCTCCGGCGCGGGACCCTTGCTGCGCGCCGGTCGTCAGGGCGATCAACTGTTCCGATATTCCGTCCTCAAAGTCCTTGCCGACGCGGGTCTCTTCGGATACCTGCAAGAACCCCGGACCTATGGTCAGATTCTGGCCAAATTCGGCTTCATCGACATCGAGTACACGCGTTCGATGATCGAGATTCTCGTGGCGGATAAGGAAGACGTGTTGGTCAAAGAGGGAGAGTTTTACCGTGCTGTATCGGAAAATCCGGTTCCCGACCTCGAGCAGCTTGTGGGGAGTACGGATCGCCGACTGCATGGTTTCCTGCTCATGTCCGAAGGATTGACAAAATACATCCTGAGACGTATGCGTCAGGAGCCGATCAGCTTGGCGAAGACTTTCGAACAGGATGATTACAATTTCATGCTCAAGTTCGACGAGGTCTTGTCCACACAACTGTATTCCGCCATGCGCAGGGCGTGTTTTGCCTATTTAAAACGGAAAGACATCGATTGGCTGCGCGGGAAAAGATTCCTCGAGATCGGTTGTGGAAGTGGTCTTGAAACGGCGGAGATTTGGGCCAGGTTCAACGGTGAGATCAAAATCACGGCGATCGATGTCGTACCGAGCCTGATCGAACTTGCTCGAGAATCGTTCGAGACCCATCTTCGAGAAATCGATCCCGACCATGCGCCGCTGACGGCGGAAAATCGGCCGATTTTCAAAGTTGCCAGCGCCACGCGCATGCCCTTCGAGGATAATTCGTTCGACGCTTCGTTCTGGATGCTCGTGCTGCATTGGACTCCGGATCCAAGAAAGGCCATCCACGAGACTGCCCGCGTTCTTTGTCCCGGCGGACTGCTGTTCGGGATGCAAGCCTGCAAGCCGGTTATGGATGCGTACATGGACATCGTCATTCGATCGAACGCGAACTGCTATGGATTTTTCTGGCAGGAGGAATACAAGCGCTGGATGACCGAATCGGGAATCGAAGTCGATCTCGTACCGGTTATGGGAGTTCTGCGGGCTTTGAATCGCAAGGATGGTCGAGCGCGAGAAACGCCGAGTGGGTGA